In a single window of the Candidatus Neomarinimicrobiota bacterium genome:
- a CDS encoding tetratricopeptide repeat protein — MKRSNVLLMGFFILGSFLSGQDIDVMDGIQRLDTTRALAPLDLDEIPDKIENTSGQESAEDDAWQKALIDSLEYRFNLEKERMAANFKTSYRYKLNQAVDSIRLSIAEQIKALEEEIEALRQQERDRAGQVSPDYQSEKDSLLTVIRHLRESLSTVKDQTDDPFIPEEIKREQAFYQYLLQLMEEKSSGSLFFLKNTELPELQKRELSLYLDMYLPVLNSSEVLIRLSRVYEDQKEPRLAKLTYLKYLFYFPESANLTYIKEQIKLLMETYPDPRDTLLSAYLKDETRESMEGSTLFKYIRAIADIGYPGCEPLFEKEILRFQKESQVGDRVDRALIWYADILKNQKRYKSAVSQLQKVVTVYPESPEVPVAIYNMAEIYRNYLKESGTAFEKFRGISIKYPESKLAPRAILMSGEIQEKDLKDPVAALTEYEKIPTAYPGNRYAVTALKNMGRIYQTLSKSSELAFKQYEIIKNEYASFYSDAAEAMITIAGLHVAGGEYRKAVEEIRELYERYPEYDKTPDQLIKAGRFLEKELADREGAIEIYTILITQYPETKASEKARKALAKLQKE; from the coding sequence ATGAAACGTTCAAATGTGTTATTGATGGGTTTCTTTATCCTGGGTTCCTTTCTTTCGGGACAGGATATTGATGTCATGGATGGAATTCAGAGACTGGATACCACCCGCGCGCTGGCTCCATTGGATTTGGATGAAATTCCCGATAAAATCGAGAACACATCCGGCCAGGAATCCGCGGAGGATGATGCATGGCAAAAGGCATTGATTGACAGTCTTGAATACCGGTTCAATCTTGAAAAAGAACGGATGGCAGCCAATTTCAAAACCTCCTACCGATACAAGCTGAATCAGGCCGTGGATTCTATCCGATTGAGTATCGCAGAACAGATTAAAGCCCTGGAAGAAGAAATTGAAGCCCTGCGACAGCAGGAGAGGGATCGTGCAGGTCAGGTGAGTCCAGACTATCAGAGTGAAAAGGATTCTCTTCTTACTGTGATTCGGCATCTCAGGGAGTCCCTTTCTACAGTCAAAGACCAAACCGATGACCCTTTTATTCCCGAGGAGATCAAAAGGGAACAGGCATTCTATCAGTATTTGTTACAACTCATGGAAGAGAAGAGTTCCGGATCATTATTTTTTCTAAAAAATACCGAACTTCCTGAACTGCAGAAGAGAGAACTTTCCCTTTATCTGGATATGTATTTGCCGGTATTGAACAGCAGTGAGGTTTTAATCAGGCTCAGCAGAGTCTATGAAGATCAGAAAGAACCCCGGTTAGCTAAACTGACCTATTTGAAGTATCTCTTTTATTTTCCTGAATCCGCAAATCTTACATACATCAAAGAACAGATAAAACTGTTGATGGAGACATATCCGGATCCCCGCGACACTCTTTTGTCGGCTTATCTGAAAGATGAAACACGGGAATCCATGGAAGGGAGTACCCTTTTCAAATATATACGTGCGATAGCAGATATCGGATATCCCGGATGTGAACCTTTGTTTGAAAAGGAAATCCTCCGTTTCCAGAAAGAATCGCAGGTTGGGGACAGAGTAGACCGTGCATTGATTTGGTATGCAGATATCCTGAAAAATCAAAAACGGTACAAATCAGCCGTCAGTCAGTTACAAAAAGTTGTCACTGTGTATCCCGAGAGTCCTGAAGTGCCTGTAGCCATCTATAATATGGCTGAAATTTACAGGAATTATTTGAAAGAAAGCGGGACGGCTTTTGAAAAATTTCGCGGAATCAGCATAAAATATCCGGAAAGCAAACTTGCTCCGAGGGCAATACTGATGAGTGGGGAAATTCAGGAAAAGGACCTTAAGGATCCGGTTGCTGCGCTCACCGAATATGAGAAAATTCCCACAGCTTATCCCGGTAACAGATATGCCGTAACGGCTCTGAAAAATATGGGCAGGATTTACCAGACTCTTTCTAAAAGTTCTGAACTCGCTTTCAAGCAGTACGAAATTATAAAAAACGAGTATGCTTCTTTTTACTCAGATGCGGCGGAAGCTATGATTACTATCGCCGGTTTGCATGTAGCCGGTGGTGAATACCGTAAAGCCGTGGAAGAAATCCGGGAACTTTATGAACGGTATCCCGAATATGATAAAACACCGGATCAGCTGATAAAAGCCGGGAGATTTCTGGAAAAAGAACTGGCAGACAGGGAAGGAGCCATAGAAATATACACAATTCTCATCACACAATATCCGGAAACAAAAGCTTCAGAAAAGGCCCGGAAGGCATTGGCCAAATTGCAGAAAGAATAA
- a CDS encoding AAA family ATPase yields the protein MASSPLKLLDETAHFYQSATQEIGKIIIGQHEIIENLLISLLSGGHCLLVGVPGLAKTLLVKSLASILDLSFSRIQFTPDLMPSDITGTEVIEEDRETGKRIFRFIPGPVFANIILADEINRTPPKTQSALLEAMQEHQVTSAGRTLPLEEPFFVLATQNPIEQEGTYPLPEAQQDRFMFQLNLDYPSLEEEKVIVEQTVRINNTHLFPVVEKKRILNIIAFIREIPVSEHVIDYAVNLIRKTRPSEENDAFIRKYVRWGAGPRAAQYLIATAKTRAAIHGKPTPDEEDIDALILPVLQHRVLRTFAAEAEQVSIEAIIRHIVHKS from the coding sequence ATGGCATCATCACCCCTGAAACTACTGGACGAGACAGCACACTTCTACCAATCAGCCACGCAGGAAATCGGCAAAATCATTATCGGCCAGCATGAGATCATCGAAAATCTTCTTATTTCTCTCTTATCCGGAGGACACTGTTTATTGGTGGGTGTACCCGGGCTTGCGAAAACCCTTCTGGTCAAATCATTGGCGAGTATACTGGATCTCTCTTTCAGCCGGATTCAGTTTACTCCCGATCTGATGCCGTCGGATATTACCGGGACGGAGGTTATTGAAGAAGACAGGGAGACGGGTAAACGGATTTTTCGTTTTATACCGGGACCTGTTTTTGCAAATATTATTTTAGCCGATGAAATCAACCGGACTCCCCCGAAAACCCAGTCTGCCCTCTTGGAGGCCATGCAGGAACATCAGGTGACATCGGCAGGAAGAACCCTCCCCCTTGAAGAGCCTTTTTTTGTCCTTGCTACACAAAATCCCATTGAGCAGGAGGGGACATATCCCTTGCCTGAAGCCCAGCAAGATCGTTTTATGTTTCAACTGAATCTGGATTACCCCTCTTTGGAAGAAGAAAAGGTGATTGTGGAACAGACTGTCCGGATTAATAATACTCATTTATTTCCCGTCGTTGAAAAAAAACGAATTCTGAATATTATTGCATTCATCCGGGAAATTCCTGTATCAGAACACGTGATAGATTATGCTGTGAATCTGATTCGGAAAACCCGTCCCTCTGAAGAAAATGATGCCTTTATCCGCAAATATGTTCGATGGGGCGCCGGCCCACGGGCTGCCCAATACCTTATTGCCACGGCAAAGACACGGGCCGCCATTCATGGGAAACCCACGCCTGATGAAGAGGATATTGATGCCCTGATCCTGCCGGTCCTGCAGCACCGGGTACTCCGGACATTTGCGGCTGAAGCTGAACAAGTGAGCATTGAAGCGATTATCCGGCACATTGTGCATAAGTCATGA
- a CDS encoding DUF58 domain-containing protein, which translates to MMQETVRSKPITLSDLVLFDTLDLKVRQVVEGFLLGLHSSPYHGFSVEFSRHRAYNPGDDIRHLDWKVYGRTNRYYIRQYEQDTNLSAYLLVDSSRSMGFGKPFSKFTAASVIAASLATLLVRQNDAAGLCLFQDTLVTVMPPKAIPSYPVEMMKILSGTAVQGTTSTASALHQLAETVKHRGLMILISDLWDDQEAVLNGIRHFRHYGHEVIVIHVWNPEEMELKAHRKTEFIDMETGERIKADNRQIKEEYERTRSVLQRTYLETLGNMGVDYLFFRTDDDLRTVLMTYLLKRMELP; encoded by the coding sequence ATGATGCAGGAAACGGTACGTTCAAAACCCATTACTTTATCTGATTTAGTTTTATTTGATACCCTGGATCTGAAAGTTCGCCAGGTTGTGGAAGGATTTCTTCTCGGACTTCACAGTTCTCCTTATCATGGATTCAGTGTGGAATTTTCCCGCCATCGTGCCTACAATCCCGGTGATGATATTCGTCATTTGGACTGGAAGGTCTATGGCCGGACCAACCGGTATTATATTCGTCAGTATGAACAGGATACCAATTTGTCTGCTTATCTTCTTGTAGACAGCAGTCGTTCCATGGGATTTGGCAAACCCTTTAGCAAATTCACGGCTGCTTCCGTGATTGCTGCATCCCTGGCAACTCTGCTGGTCCGTCAGAATGATGCAGCCGGACTCTGTCTTTTTCAGGATACATTGGTGACCGTCATGCCACCCAAAGCCATTCCGTCCTATCCTGTTGAAATGATGAAAATCCTGTCCGGGACAGCCGTTCAGGGCACCACATCCACGGCATCTGCCCTCCACCAGCTTGCTGAAACCGTTAAACACCGCGGACTTATGATTTTGATATCCGATCTTTGGGATGATCAGGAGGCAGTTCTCAACGGGATCCGGCATTTCCGCCATTACGGACATGAAGTCATTGTGATTCATGTCTGGAATCCGGAAGAGATGGAATTGAAAGCACACAGGAAAACGGAATTTATTGATATGGAAACGGGAGAGAGGATTAAAGCAGATAACCGGCAAATTAAAGAGGAATATGAACGAACCCGGTCCGTCTTGCAGAGGACGTATCTGGAAACCCTTGGGAATATGGGAGTGGATTATCTCTTTTTCAGGACAGACGACGATTTGCGGACGGTACTGATGACGTATCTTCTGAAACGAATGGAATTGCCATAA